A single Halarcobacter anaerophilus DNA region contains:
- a CDS encoding amino acid ABC transporter permease: MTKYKRKAQPSVAFYNNPENRAIIYQIVALAAIFLFTYFVLNNMFINIEKRGINTGFDFLGNEAGFGILQTLIPYDESNTHGRVFLVGLLNTLLVSGISIFFATVIGLLIGIGRLSKNFMISKLSMIYIETFRNIPILLQILFWYNVVLASLPSPRQSLSYLDSVFFNNRGLYIPKPVLEGGFITVIIAFVLAIIAVLYLNKWSKRRHDETGEDFPIVLTSTAIIIGAPTLVFFISGMPASLDYPALKGFNFKGGITFIPELLALAFALSIYTATYIAEAVRAGIEAVPKGQKEAANALGLKDYIILKKVILPQALRVIIPPVINQYLNLTKNSSLATAIGYPELVTVFAGTSLNQVGQAIEIILMTMAVYLIISIVISLIMNYFNAKTRIKER, from the coding sequence ATGACGAAATACAAAAGAAAAGCTCAACCATCCGTTGCATTTTATAATAACCCTGAAAACAGGGCAATTATCTATCAAATAGTTGCACTTGCAGCTATATTTTTATTTACATATTTTGTTTTAAATAATATGTTTATAAATATTGAAAAACGTGGGATTAATACAGGATTTGATTTTTTAGGCAATGAAGCAGGATTCGGGATACTTCAAACACTTATACCTTATGATGAATCGAATACTCACGGCAGAGTATTTTTAGTAGGTTTGTTAAATACTCTTTTAGTATCGGGAATCTCTATCTTTTTTGCTACTGTTATAGGTCTTTTAATAGGAATCGGTAGATTATCAAAGAATTTTATGATATCAAAACTTTCGATGATTTATATTGAGACATTCAGAAATATTCCTATACTTTTACAAATTCTCTTTTGGTACAATGTTGTATTAGCCTCACTACCCTCACCCAGACAATCTTTATCATATTTAGATTCCGTTTTTTTTAATAATAGAGGTCTTTATATACCAAAACCCGTATTAGAAGGCGGATTTATAACTGTAATTATTGCTTTTGTTTTAGCAATTATAGCAGTTCTTTATCTTAATAAATGGTCTAAAAGAAGACATGATGAAACGGGAGAAGATTTTCCCATAGTTTTAACTTCTACAGCTATTATTATAGGTGCGCCGACTTTAGTATTTTTTATTAGCGGTATGCCTGCAAGTTTGGATTACCCTGCTTTAAAAGGCTTTAACTTTAAAGGCGGAATTACTTTTATTCCTGAACTTTTGGCTTTGGCATTTGCTTTAAGTATTTATACGGCAACTTATATAGCAGAAGCCGTAAGAGCAGGAATCGAAGCAGTTCCAAAAGGACAAAAAGAGGCTGCAAATGCTTTAGGATTAAAAGATTATATAATTCTAAAAAAAGTCATACTTCCTCAAGCTTTAAGAGTGATTATTCCTCCTGTTATTAACCAATATCTAAATTTAACAAAAAACTCCTCTCTGGCAACTGCAATCGGATATCCCGAATTAGTAACCGTATTTGCGGGAACATCACTTAATCAAGTAGGTCAAGCTATTGAGATTATTTTAATGACTATGGCAGTTTACCTGATAATAAGCATTGTAATATCCTTAATAATGAATTATTTTAATGCAAAAACAAGAATAAAGGAGAGATAA
- a CDS encoding RNA polymerase sigma factor, protein MLHYYKELQNFVQRMVGNREYAAEIVQETYTKALEVDSKIIINNERAFLYKIAKNIVIDDSRKNSKFQKVIFEEEEYTIPKEEQPEEQILNILKENLIKEAIEKLPSRSKQAFVLHFIKGFTRQQIAQKMGISTNAAQKHITRATQKIKEQISLQDWDINE, encoded by the coding sequence ATGTTGCATTACTACAAAGAGTTGCAAAACTTCGTACAAAGAATGGTCGGAAATAGAGAGTATGCAGCAGAAATAGTACAAGAAACATATACAAAAGCTCTTGAAGTTGATTCGAAAATAATAATAAACAACGAAAGAGCTTTTTTATATAAAATTGCAAAAAATATTGTAATAGACGACTCAAGAAAAAACAGTAAATTCCAAAAAGTTATTTTTGAAGAAGAAGAGTATACAATTCCAAAAGAAGAACAACCGGAAGAACAAATACTTAATATTTTAAAAGAAAATTTGATAAAAGAGGCTATAGAAAAACTTCCTTCAAGAAGTAAACAGGCATTTGTTTTACACTTTATCAAAGGTTTTACAAGACAGCAAATTGCCCAAAAAATGGGAATAAGTACAAATGCAGCCCAAAAACATATTACAAGAGCTACACAAAAAATAAAAGAGCAAATATCATTGCAGGATTGGGATATAAATGAATAA
- a CDS encoding LysE family translocator, with protein MDFINITLLLVFIPTFFLVSITPGMCMTLALSMGMSIGLKRTFYMMYGELIGVGLVATSSVIGVATIMLKYPTIFLFLKYAGGAYLAYLGIQMWRSKGKMALKLDKSCDFNISKKSLAMQGFITAIANPKGWAFFIALLPPFIDDSLPMASQLPILIFMILSLEFLCLIIYATGGSTLRKILQDSSNVRLINKIAGTLMIGIGIWLASS; from the coding sequence TTGGATTTTATAAATATTACTTTACTTTTAGTTTTTATACCCACTTTTTTTCTTGTATCTATTACTCCTGGAATGTGTATGACTTTGGCTCTTAGTATGGGTATGAGTATAGGTTTAAAAAGAACTTTTTATATGATGTACGGGGAGTTAATAGGAGTAGGTCTGGTTGCTACATCTTCCGTAATCGGGGTTGCAACAATAATGCTGAAATATCCTACTATTTTTCTTTTTTTAAAATATGCAGGAGGAGCTTATTTGGCTTATCTTGGTATTCAAATGTGGAGATCAAAAGGAAAAATGGCACTAAAACTGGATAAAAGCTGTGACTTTAATATCTCTAAAAAAAGTCTTGCTATGCAAGGATTTATAACTGCTATTGCAAATCCCAAAGGGTGGGCTTTTTTTATAGCTCTTTTGCCGCCTTTTATTGATGATTCTCTGCCTATGGCTTCCCAACTTCCTATTTTGATTTTTATGATTTTGTCTTTAGAATTTTTATGTTTGATTATTTATGCAACGGGAGGAAGTACCTTAAGAAAAATTTTGCAAGATAGTTCAAATGTAAGATTAATAAATAAAATCGCGGGAACTTTGATGATAGGAATAGGAATCTGGTTAGCTTCGAGCTAA
- a CDS encoding EAL domain-containing response regulator, with protein MSNKDFSNNLIKNAKDLRALYVEDNKDVANAVYKILNLFLDKIDLAFDGEEGLAKVESCKYDLVLTDINMPKMNGIELIESIRKIAPHIPIIVISAYGEQEYLFKAIQAGIDGFILKPLEPEQFKRVLFKAIEKTLIYKENNKNLSILKQYQDITNRSSIISKTDPTGIITFVNENFVKISEYSKEELIGRSHALIRHPDNSKEFFRDLWHTISIEKKPWEGVIKNLSKSGKPYYVKTVIKPLLDEEGNVLEYIALRNDISEIMSEKKQMLSSLESNRNSLLIMIQIENFDILDKFYDNKTVEKIEQIYGKTILDHMPNKELFEKIYSLGDGCFVITEDFDKLIANYPEINIEEQLHEFIKNTKNSTIKLENIEYDISVIVSYSYGTKNLYENVKYGVEKAIEKKKNLIFANNLVSEAQENAKKNIETIQMVKKALDESKIISFFQPIIDNKTKKIIKYESLVRLINEKDEIVSPYFFLETSKQGSYYTKITNRVIENSFEILDHIKDNISINISAIDIENDIIRNRLIVLVSKPEYKGRVTFELLEDENIKDFKKVKDFIKLVKDIGNVQIAIDDFGSGYSNFERLLEYSPDILKIDGSLIKNIEHDDFSRNLVETLVVFAKKQGIKTIAEFVENENIYNILTELGVDYSQGFYFGKPEKLI; from the coding sequence ATGAGTAATAAAGATTTTTCTAATAATCTAATAAAAAACGCAAAAGATCTAAGAGCTTTATATGTTGAAGACAATAAAGATGTCGCAAATGCCGTTTATAAAATTTTAAATCTCTTTCTTGATAAAATTGATTTGGCATTTGACGGAGAAGAAGGACTTGCAAAGGTTGAATCATGTAAATACGATCTTGTCTTAACTGATATAAATATGCCTAAAATGAACGGTATCGAGTTAATAGAAAGTATTAGAAAAATTGCCCCTCATATTCCTATTATAGTAATCTCCGCATACGGTGAACAAGAGTATTTGTTTAAAGCTATTCAAGCAGGAATCGACGGTTTTATATTAAAACCTCTTGAACCTGAACAATTTAAAAGAGTATTATTTAAAGCTATAGAAAAAACTCTTATTTATAAAGAAAATAATAAAAATCTTTCCATATTAAAACAGTATCAAGATATCACCAACAGAAGTTCAATTATCTCAAAAACCGATCCTACGGGTATAATAACTTTCGTAAATGAAAACTTTGTAAAAATTTCGGAATACTCAAAAGAGGAGTTAATAGGAAGATCCCATGCCCTTATAAGACATCCCGATAATTCAAAAGAGTTTTTTAGAGATCTTTGGCATACCATAAGTATAGAAAAGAAACCTTGGGAAGGAGTAATTAAAAACCTCTCAAAAAGCGGCAAACCTTATTATGTAAAAACAGTAATAAAACCTCTTTTAGATGAAGAAGGAAATGTTTTAGAGTATATTGCTCTTAGAAACGATATTAGTGAAATTATGAGTGAAAAGAAGCAGATGTTAAGCTCTTTAGAGTCAAATAGAAACTCTTTGCTTATAATGATTCAAATTGAAAACTTTGATATTTTGGATAAGTTTTATGATAATAAGACTGTTGAAAAAATTGAGCAGATATACGGAAAAACCATTTTAGATCATATGCCAAACAAAGAGCTTTTTGAAAAAATCTACTCTTTGGGGGATGGTTGTTTCGTTATTACGGAAGATTTTGATAAATTAATAGCAAATTATCCTGAAATCAATATAGAAGAGCAGCTTCACGAATTTATAAAAAATACAAAAAACAGTACTATAAAACTTGAAAATATTGAGTATGATATTTCTGTTATCGTAAGTTACAGTTACGGCACGAAAAATCTTTATGAAAATGTAAAGTACGGAGTTGAAAAAGCAATAGAAAAGAAAAAGAATCTTATTTTTGCCAATAATCTAGTAAGTGAAGCCCAAGAGAATGCAAAAAAGAATATAGAAACAATTCAAATGGTAAAAAAAGCTTTAGATGAATCGAAAATAATATCTTTTTTCCAACCTATAATTGATAATAAAACCAAAAAAATTATAAAGTATGAATCTCTTGTCAGACTTATAAATGAAAAAGATGAAATAGTTTCTCCTTATTTTTTCCTAGAAACGTCGAAACAAGGAAGTTACTACACAAAAATTACTAATAGAGTTATTGAAAACTCTTTTGAGATTTTAGATCATATAAAAGACAATATCAGCATTAATATCTCCGCTATTGATATTGAAAACGACATAATTAGAAACAGGCTTATCGTACTTGTAAGCAAACCTGAATATAAAGGCAGAGTAACCTTTGAACTTTTAGAAGATGAAAATATAAAAGATTTTAAGAAAGTAAAAGATTTTATTAAATTAGTAAAAGATATAGGAAATGTCCAAATTGCTATTGATGATTTCGGAAGCGGTTACTCAAATTTTGAAAGATTGTTAGAGTACTCTCCTGATATTCTAAAAATAGACGGAAGCCTTATAAAAAATATTGAACACGATGATTTTAGTAGAAATTTAGTGGAAACACTTGTCGTTTTTGCAAAAAAACAGGGAATAAAAACAATAGCCGAGTTTGTAGAAAATGAAAATATCTATAATATTTTAACCGAACTTGGAGTCGATTACTCTCAAGGTTTTTATTTCGGGAAACCCGAAAAACTTATATAA
- a CDS encoding amino acid ABC transporter permease — protein sequence MAIYEKKQARPAPVNTKSATYWIRENLFSSLPNSILTILSFTLILYILPPLLNWLIFDATWSGTKDEITGDGARWIFIYEKFNQFIYGFYPEEQYWRPNLIIGIFILFVILFKKIRNAKFRISLIVLFPIISFILLHGGLGLEIIPTQKWGGLMLTVVVASVGIFVSFPIGIMFALGRQSNMPIIRTISVIYIEFIRGVPLITLLFMSSVILPLFFPEGMNFDKLLRALIGITLFQAAYIAEVIRGGLQAIPKGQYEAADSIGLSYWQAMSLIILPQALKISIPNIVGAFISLFKDTTLVLIIGLFDLLAMVTLTATDANWLGFETEGYVFVTFIYWIICFSMSKYAKTVENRFNTNHRE from the coding sequence ATGGCTATTTATGAGAAAAAACAAGCTAGACCTGCTCCTGTAAATACGAAAAGTGCCACATATTGGATTAGAGAGAATCTTTTTTCTTCTCTTCCTAATTCAATATTAACAATACTATCTTTTACTCTTATTTTATATATTCTTCCGCCTCTTTTAAATTGGCTTATTTTTGATGCAACTTGGAGCGGAACGAAAGATGAGATTACAGGAGATGGAGCAAGATGGATTTTTATTTATGAAAAATTTAACCAGTTTATTTATGGATTTTATCCTGAAGAGCAATATTGGAGACCAAACTTAATTATCGGGATTTTTATCCTTTTCGTAATTTTATTTAAGAAAATAAGAAATGCGAAATTTAGAATATCATTAATAGTTCTTTTCCCGATAATCTCTTTTATCCTTCTTCACGGAGGTTTGGGCTTAGAGATAATTCCTACTCAAAAATGGGGTGGATTAATGCTTACTGTTGTTGTTGCTTCAGTAGGGATTTTTGTCTCTTTTCCTATTGGAATTATGTTTGCTTTGGGAAGACAATCAAATATGCCTATAATAAGAACTATAAGTGTTATCTATATTGAGTTTATAAGAGGAGTACCTTTAATTACCCTTTTATTTATGTCTTCGGTAATTTTACCTCTGTTTTTCCCTGAAGGTATGAACTTTGACAAATTATTAAGAGCTTTAATAGGAATTACACTGTTTCAAGCGGCATATATAGCTGAAGTTATAAGAGGAGGTCTTCAGGCAATTCCAAAAGGTCAATATGAAGCTGCCGATTCTATCGGTCTTTCTTATTGGCAGGCAATGAGTTTAATTATACTTCCTCAAGCACTTAAAATTTCGATTCCGAATATTGTAGGTGCTTTTATATCACTGTTCAAAGATACAACTCTTGTATTAATCATAGGATTATTCGATCTGCTTGCGATGGTTACTTTAACTGCAACAGATGCAAATTGGCTTGGATTTGAGACAGAAGGGTATGTGTTTGTAACGTTCATATACTGGATAATATGCTTTAGCATGTCAAAATATGCAAAAACAGTTGAAAATAGATTTAATACAAATCATAGAGAATAG
- a CDS encoding PepSY-associated TM helix domain-containing protein, protein MGSKHIQKEASKIFKQRLQRVHVATGISFSLLMYIAVFFGIFAILLPFIQVWEKPSRHYAIPELTKIDYSSMIDPVLKDPEYPKINGVTITLPGYMEDPAVRISAQFTKTKVFNPNTAKEVENEDKASQLAWFLNSMHYGRPFKTFGYLVFGFMAVAGMFLVIGGLLQVLIIKYKDKGKNASSKFSKWHRKIFTWVFPPFIIITLTGAMMNIGYQGSAPMAYLASKGEANQVWQLAGPVLFPKQAKIEKKNDSVPMLTMNELIKRAKEVNPNIDYQRIKLTNWTDSSATAKLEGYNPYMPFLNGISNKPSVTLRGVDGSVVAQQKVMDKHWSGLFYDSMMFLHLLFGVDIFTRLIVALIMSISAFALGFGVLLWLEKRARKFPKDIPVYHWMGKLSLAVMVGVIPATGVLFTLQWILPFDMPDRFLWQKGIFFLFWIGTLTWAFYRINSYQAAKEFLKLGGILFILSSIFHFYNSGFSPVELWNKNMTTILSVDIGLIIFGSILFYAGLKLPQKREKIQEFWTKKL, encoded by the coding sequence ATGGGTTCAAAACATATACAAAAAGAGGCAAGTAAAATATTTAAACAAAGGTTACAAAGAGTCCATGTGGCAACAGGAATAAGTTTTTCACTGCTTATGTATATAGCCGTGTTTTTCGGAATATTTGCAATTTTATTACCTTTTATCCAAGTTTGGGAAAAACCTTCAAGACATTATGCAATCCCCGAACTTACGAAAATTGATTACTCTTCAATGATTGATCCTGTTTTAAAAGATCCCGAATATCCTAAAATAAACGGAGTTACCATAACTCTTCCGGGATATATGGAAGATCCTGCCGTTAGAATCTCTGCACAATTTACAAAAACAAAAGTCTTTAATCCCAATACCGCAAAAGAGGTAGAAAATGAGGATAAAGCTTCCCAATTAGCGTGGTTTTTAAATTCAATGCATTATGGAAGACCTTTTAAAACCTTTGGGTATTTAGTTTTCGGTTTTATGGCAGTTGCGGGAATGTTTTTGGTAATTGGAGGCTTATTACAGGTTTTAATTATCAAATATAAAGATAAAGGGAAAAATGCTTCTAGTAAATTCTCAAAATGGCATAGAAAAATTTTTACTTGGGTTTTCCCGCCTTTTATAATCATTACCCTAACGGGAGCCATGATGAATATAGGTTATCAAGGCTCAGCTCCTATGGCATATCTGGCTTCAAAAGGAGAAGCAAACCAAGTATGGCAGTTAGCAGGTCCTGTTCTTTTTCCCAAACAAGCAAAAATCGAAAAAAAGAATGATTCCGTTCCTATGCTTACAATGAATGAACTTATAAAAAGAGCAAAAGAGGTTAATCCTAATATAGATTATCAAAGAATCAAACTAACAAACTGGACAGATTCAAGTGCAACGGCAAAACTTGAAGGATACAACCCTTATATGCCATTTTTAAACGGTATTTCAAATAAACCAAGCGTTACTTTAAGGGGTGTAGACGGAAGTGTAGTTGCCCAACAAAAAGTTATGGATAAACATTGGTCGGGACTTTTTTACGATTCGATGATGTTTTTACATCTTCTTTTCGGAGTTGATATTTTCACCAGACTTATTGTTGCTCTTATTATGAGTATTTCCGCTTTTGCATTAGGTTTCGGAGTTCTTCTCTGGCTTGAAAAAAGAGCAAGAAAATTCCCAAAAGATATTCCCGTTTATCACTGGATGGGCAAATTATCTTTGGCGGTTATGGTAGGAGTTATACCTGCAACGGGAGTTTTATTTACTCTTCAGTGGATTCTGCCTTTTGATATGCCGGACCGATTTCTTTGGCAAAAAGGGATATTTTTTCTTTTTTGGATAGGAACATTAACTTGGGCATTTTACAGAATCAACTCTTATCAAGCGGCAAAAGAGTTTTTAAAACTAGGCGGAATCTTATTTATACTTAGTTCGATTTTTCATTTTTACAACAGCGGATTTTCTCCTGTTGAACTTTGGAATAAAAATATGACGACTATTTTAAGCGTAGACATAGGATTGATAATTTTCGGCTCTATTCTTTTTTATGCAGGATTAAAACTTCCTCAAAAAAGAGAAAAGATTCAAGAATTTTGGACAAAAAAACTTTAA
- the serS gene encoding serine--tRNA ligase produces MIDIKLLQKDFENVAAALVRKGVSSEVLDNLKSLSEETKIKRQKMEEVTASQNKLSKEFGRYKKEGLDIASLQKEISDLKSKKQEFEEEVKTLEEKLSSVALGVPNLPDDIVPNGADENENVVIEKIGEQPNFDFEPKEHWDLPNGWLDFERGVKIAKSRFSAIRGEGARLERALINYMLDFNRSRGFHEWYVPFMANSNTLQGTGQLPKFEDDLFKIEGEDLYLIPTAEVSLTNLYNDEIISEEELPLLLTSYTPCFRKEAGSAGRDTRGLIRQHQFDKVEMVSITKQEQSDEVFEKMVSCASDLLSSLGLAHQKVMLCTGDLGFSAAKTIDLEVWLPGQKKYREISSISNTRDFQARRAKIRYKEGKKNILAHTLNGSSLAVGRTLVAIMENYQQADGSVKIPEVLKKYM; encoded by the coding sequence ATGATTGATATAAAACTATTGCAAAAAGATTTTGAAAATGTAGCCGCTGCATTGGTGAGAAAAGGTGTAAGTAGTGAAGTTTTAGACAATCTTAAAAGTTTGTCAGAAGAGACTAAAATAAAAAGACAAAAAATGGAAGAGGTTACTGCTTCTCAAAATAAACTCTCAAAAGAGTTTGGACGATATAAAAAAGAGGGACTTGATATAGCCTCTTTGCAAAAAGAGATTAGTGACTTAAAATCAAAAAAACAAGAGTTTGAAGAGGAAGTTAAAACTTTAGAAGAGAAATTATCTTCTGTTGCCCTTGGTGTTCCAAATCTTCCCGATGATATTGTTCCAAACGGAGCAGATGAAAATGAAAATGTAGTTATTGAAAAAATAGGAGAACAACCAAACTTTGATTTTGAACCAAAAGAGCATTGGGATTTGCCAAACGGCTGGCTTGATTTTGAAAGAGGCGTAAAAATTGCAAAATCAAGATTCTCTGCAATAAGAGGTGAGGGTGCAAGACTTGAAAGAGCTTTGATAAACTATATGCTTGATTTTAACAGAAGCAGAGGTTTTCATGAGTGGTATGTTCCTTTTATGGCAAACTCAAATACTCTTCAAGGAACAGGACAGCTTCCTAAATTTGAAGATGATTTGTTTAAAATAGAAGGAGAAGATTTATATCTTATTCCGACAGCAGAAGTAAGTCTTACAAATCTTTATAATGATGAAATAATCTCTGAAGAGGAACTTCCTTTACTTTTAACTTCTTATACTCCTTGTTTTAGAAAAGAAGCGGGAAGTGCTGGAAGAGATACAAGAGGACTTATAAGACAGCATCAGTTTGACAAAGTTGAGATGGTATCTATTACAAAACAAGAGCAGTCAGATGAAGTTTTTGAAAAAATGGTATCTTGTGCAAGTGATCTATTAAGCTCATTAGGGCTTGCACACCAAAAAGTTATGCTTTGTACGGGAGATTTGGGTTTTAGTGCAGCAAAAACCATTGATCTTGAAGTTTGGCTTCCGGGACAAAAAAAATATAGAGAGATTTCATCTATTTCAAATACAAGAGATTTTCAAGCAAGACGTGCAAAAATCAGATATAAAGAGGGCAAAAAAAATATTTTGGCTCATACTTTAAACGGTTCATCTTTGGCTGTGGGAAGAACTTTGGTTGCAATTATGGAAAACTATCAACAAGCAGACGGTAGTGTAAAAATACCTGAAGTTCTTAAAAAATATATGTAG
- a CDS encoding amino acid ABC transporter ATP-binding protein, with amino-acid sequence MARNFDYMIEMSNVNKWYGNFHVLKDVNLQVKKGERIVICGPSGSGKSTTIRCINRLEPFQEGQIIVEGMELTEDVKRIREIRKHVGMVFQHFNLFPHLSILENLILAPTWVSKVPRKQAIETAMHYLERVKIAEQAHKYPNQLSGGQQQRVAIARCLCNNPDIMLFDEPTSALDPEMIGEVLDVMTELAQDGITMICVTHEMGFAKKVADRVIFMDAGQIVEENTPIEFFENPQSDRLKLFLEQILDH; translated from the coding sequence ATGGCTAGAAATTTTGATTATATGATAGAAATGAGTAATGTTAATAAATGGTATGGAAATTTTCATGTATTAAAAGATGTTAATCTTCAAGTAAAAAAAGGTGAAAGGATAGTAATTTGCGGACCTTCGGGTTCGGGTAAATCAACAACTATCAGGTGTATAAACCGACTTGAACCTTTTCAAGAGGGACAAATTATTGTGGAAGGGATGGAATTAACAGAAGATGTTAAAAGAATAAGAGAGATTAGAAAACATGTGGGAATGGTATTTCAACACTTTAATCTTTTTCCTCATCTATCTATTTTGGAAAATCTTATTCTCGCTCCGACATGGGTTTCAAAGGTTCCTAGAAAACAAGCTATAGAGACTGCAATGCACTATTTAGAAAGAGTTAAAATTGCTGAACAAGCTCATAAATATCCAAATCAGTTATCAGGAGGTCAGCAACAAAGAGTTGCAATAGCTAGATGTTTATGTAATAATCCTGATATTATGCTTTTTGATGAACCTACTTCTGCCCTGGATCCTGAAATGATCGGTGAAGTTTTGGATGTAATGACGGAACTTGCCCAAGACGGGATTACTATGATTTGTGTAACTCATGAAATGGGATTTGCAAAAAAAGTTGCAGACAGAGTTATTTTTATGGATGCAGGACAAATTGTAGAAGAGAATACTCCTATTGAATTTTTTGAAAATCCTCAATCTGACAGATTAAAACTATTTTTAGAACAGATATTAGATCACTAA
- a CDS encoding glycosyl transferase has protein sequence MNFFKYIKAVGTGPKSNRDLTKEEIKEAIEAILEKRCESEQAAAFLMLLRVKLESEEELKGCLETFDKYIKRENIPESIELGYSYDGKTKQPYIFPLYGEILKDFFKKYKDLKPFEIVISGDKLQPAKNGITVKEVAKTVSLENNIHFFNRKKYFKELSKLTSLRRKLYMRTIFNTVEKLLNPANSKYAITSAFHRPYVEKYNKLFGKNYENLLIVKGSEGSCEVFNNFKYWIKDKEEIIEKSVNLKELGIEYNNEYENISLEENINIINNPSEELIKIVKLNVAILLFSAKRVSSIEEAYKMLN, from the coding sequence ATGAACTTTTTTAAATATATAAAAGCGGTCGGAACAGGACCAAAATCAAATAGAGATTTAACAAAAGAAGAGATAAAAGAGGCTATCGAAGCTATACTTGAAAAACGTTGCGAGAGTGAACAAGCCGCAGCTTTTTTAATGCTTTTAAGAGTTAAGTTGGAATCAGAAGAGGAGTTAAAAGGGTGTTTAGAAACTTTTGACAAATATATAAAAAGAGAGAATATTCCTGAAAGTATTGAGCTTGGATACTCTTATGACGGGAAAACAAAGCAGCCTTATATTTTCCCTTTATACGGGGAAATCTTAAAAGATTTTTTTAAAAAATATAAAGATTTGAAACCTTTTGAAATAGTAATAAGCGGAGATAAACTTCAACCTGCAAAAAACGGAATTACCGTAAAAGAAGTGGCAAAAACGGTAAGTTTGGAAAATAATATTCACTTTTTTAACAGAAAAAAATATTTTAAAGAGTTATCAAAACTAACCTCTCTTAGAAGAAAACTCTATATGAGAACTATTTTTAACACCGTTGAAAAACTACTTAATCCTGCAAATTCAAAATACGCTATAACTTCAGCTTTTCACAGACCTTATGTTGAAAAATATAATAAACTTTTTGGAAAAAACTATGAAAATCTTCTTATCGTAAAAGGAAGTGAAGGCTCTTGTGAAGTTTTTAATAATTTTAAATATTGGATAAAAGATAAAGAAGAGATTATAGAAAAATCCGTAAATCTGAAAGAGTTGGGAATTGAATATAATAATGAGTATGAAAACATCTCTTTAGAAGAGAATATAAATATTATAAATAATCCCTCAGAAGAGCTGATAAAGATTGTAAAACTAAATGTTGCAATACTTCTTTTTAGCGCAAAAAGGGTAAGTTCTATTGAAGAAGCTTATAAAATGTTAAATTAA